From the genome of Oryza glaberrima chromosome 1, OglaRS2, whole genome shotgun sequence:
CGAGTCTAGAGATCTGTGATGTGCTTAGGGGAAAAAGATAAGTAGATCCATTGTCGAGGTGAGAAGGAATtggttgtggacttgtggttGTTGCCACTCCCCTTGCAAAGGAGGACTCCCTTTAGGGTGGTCACCACAACCCTACCACTCGCCAAGGAGGACCTCCGCCGAGGTTGTTACTACTCCCCCTGCCACATATCCTACGAGCTTGTGACTAGATCCTGTGGTGAAAGAGAGCTCGCTGTTCTCGCTTCCGCCATGGCCTCTCAAACATCGCAAAAGGGTAGCTCGAGCGCCACTctattaaattttggtaactattgGAACTTTCACTGCTAATAAAACTGAAAAGTTAGATACCGTATTACTGTACCTCCATTTACTTTTATGGCCTATGTGTCCATATATTTCGAAAGTACtgaaaattttgttgttaaGGTTCATTTCCCCTTATCCTATTATGGGAACGTGCTGATACTTTGCTAGTTTGGGCCTAATCCATGATCCGTAAACTTCTGGCTCAATTAGAAATGGGAAATCTGCTGGGCTGAGTCCACAGAATGATCTGGACTGAAGAACTCATCGCACTTACGATGGGCTCCATTCGATGGCGAGATAAATACTCGTGGTCCGGAGAAAGAACTCACGAGGAACACACACCCATACCCGTCTCTGTCCATCTCCACATCTTGTCTTCTCGCTGTTGACTTCGAGCGGAGACTAGACTAGCTACTACTCGGAATGGGGAAGGAGATGAATCTGATCCGAGAAGAcgagtacggcggcggcggcgtcgggttCGAGCCGACGGAGGACGAGCTGATGCTCCACTTCCTCCGGCCGCAGTTGCGCGGGTTCGCGCCGCGCGTGGCGGGCGCCGTGGTGGAGGCCGACCCCTGCGGCGCGGCGCCGTGGGAGCTCCTGgcgcggcacgggcggcgggaggaggggttcTTCTtctcggcgcgcgcgcggaggaagCCCTCGGTGCGGCGgaccgtggcgggcggcggcggcggtggtggcgcgtgGATGCACAGCTCCACCAAGAACGGGCAGTCCGTGACCGACCTCGGCGTGGTGGTGCGGTGGTGCAGGATCAACTACTGCTTCTACGTGCGCGGCGAGATGGGGCAGCAGCGGAGCACCGGTTGGATGATGGCCGAGTACGAGATCACCGACCCGCGGTGCTaccgccgcgccgacgacggcgaggaggacgacttCTGGGTGCTCTGCCACGTCAGGAAGAGCTCGAGGCCCTCGGCCGCCAAGATCTCTCCAGCCAAACCAGCACGGCGGCGcaagcccaccgccgccgcggatgTCCGGGCTGCGTGATCCGGCCGACGGCGGAGATCACGAGGCATGCCTCGCGTTGGGATTCGACTTCGGTTATACTTTTGCTTTGGAATTGTGTTCCTttgctttcttcctcctccagcatCTGTCCATTCATTCCGTGTGATGAACACCGCGAATCAAATGGGACATTTAAGATGTTGTTGTTGTACTGATAGCGTGATTGAATTAATGGCCTCTTTCTGCCAAGCCGCACATGGAGTTTTTTTTGGTGTTTCAAGTCGCGGTTGGTGAATCCGAAATCACGTGATTAAAACAAAGATTCAGTAATTATCGAGCACGGaaggaatggattttttttaaaaaaaatgcagaacGGAGTAATTTCTTACAGATCATCCTGTTTCTGCTTAATGCGATAACTAATCGCCGTCGGTGCTCTATTACTGCTCCAGCTCAAGCTCAAACAGCATTCCAGCCTGTCGGCCAAATTGGTTTAAGCCCAGAAACACAGATGGACATATCTTTCGGCCCAATTGGTTTAATCCCCATCTCTTTTAGCCGGGCCGCAAGTTATACCCTTCTCATCACGCTATTTAGAGGCCCATTATTATCTATCTGTGTTATGTTTAGGACAAGCTGGAAATGATGTTTGAGCTCGAGCAGTAGTAGATAGGGATGAAAGTGGTTTGGAAAGTTTCCAGATTCCAGACTTGTTTTTAGAAACGGAAAATGTTGGTCGGAATTTTTTTCGAGGACTTTTAGAAACATAAATGAATTTAGAATTTCTTTTCTCGGAAAAGGAAACGAATATAATAAAGCAAGCAGTTATCCATCAGAAACCGGAATTCGACGGAAACGAATTCTGAAACTTTCCGAAAAtgaattcagattttttttctcggaatcgaAAAATGAGTATTTTTCATATACAACTGATTAGTTTTATTCTTCTCTACTCTTTAATGTTTAGATTTATACCATGTATTGAGGtgcttaattaaataaaaaaattagtcaagtaatttatatttttttgtctaatgactttttaaaatttttattaggCCATATCATACTacttataattatatttatagataaatatggtTCTTTTTCTCGAATAAAGTAAAGTGTACAAtatagttttattattattattgataaaaaaatagaaatatcgatttattattttagaaaaaaaagtatttgaGCTATATATATCTTCGTTGATTTGAGAAGTTATCCATTACTGTATTCGCTGCTATTCGTATTCGATAAATATCCATTAGCGTATTCCCGTTTTCATCCTAGTAGTTGAGCACCGACACCGATTAGGAAAACGACGATGATCTGAGTGAAATTACTCCGTTCTgcaatttttcttctaaaagaTTCCATTCCTTCCGCGTGAGAAATAACTACCGAATCATTTTTGTATTAATCGAGTTGATATCTGATTCTGCGAGGCCGCTGGAATCTGGAGATTGGAGCAGAGAAAGTGAGAGGAAACCAAACCGCGACTTGAAACACCAAGAGACTACATATGCGGGTTGTCAGAAAGAGACAATGAATTCATCAGGCTACCAGTACAACAACATCTCAATGTCCCATTTGATTCGCAGTGTTTCATCACACGGAACGTATGATCAGCAGatgctggaggaggaagaaagcaaAGGAACACAATTCCAAAGCAAAAGTATAACCGGAGTCGAATACAAAAGCGAGGCAAACCTCGTGATCTCACGTGCGTCGGAATCGAACTCTGGTCGCCTCCACCGTCGTCCGGATCACGCAGCCTGGCCGGccatccgcggcggcgggcttgCGCCGCCGTGCTGCTTTGGCTGGAAGATTTTGGCGGCCGAGGGCAGAGGACCCAGaagtcgtcctcctcgccgtcgtcggtgtGCGGCGGTAGCACCGGGGATCGGTGATCTCGTACTCGGCCATCATCCACCCGGTAACGAAGGGAATTAGTAGCAGCAAGCGGGAGTAGCTTGAGTGGCCATAATTAATCCGAGCTGGTGGAGCAGTATTCTGCGTTCAGGAACTGAAAAGCTGGAAATGTTTGTGTCTATCTGTTTATAGGTGCCATCTGTTTGGCACAAGATGGTACCGATATATAGTCACAGCAGGCTGCTGTCATCAACCGATAAAAAGatcctgaattttttttaaaaataaaataaaattggaatTTTTTATTCATGTAGCAttgtcacaaaaaaaaaagggccatACAGAGTACATGCATTAACGTTCAACCAACATTATTTAATCATGGATTATTCGTCTCTGGAAATCCTTATTTGCACTGGCATGGTCAGCCGCTAGTTCGGAGGAAACGTAATCGGGTAGACCGGCGTCTTGTCAGGGTAGAAGAGCCCAAAATGCCTCTCGGTCTCATCCCCGGGCTTCTGGTTCTCGTTGAACATGGCGAACACGTACGTCTCCAGCTGCCCGGGCCGCTTCGGCGTCCCGTTCTTGACGTTGTCGATCACGCCCTGGTTGTGATTCCTCGCGTTCTCCACGTTCGCCGCGAACCCTCCCGCCGACGGCCACCCGCTCTCCGACACGACGACGCGGACGCCGGGCTCGCCGGCCTTCTCCAGCGCGGCGTACACGGCGTCCACCATGGCGCTGAAGAGGTTGGTGTAGGTGAGGCCGCTGTCGTTGTCCCTCACCGTGGTGCCCGGCTGGAACGTGGCGTAGTTGAGCGGGATTTCGCGCGGGTTGTCCCTGTAGGCGAAGTAGGGGTACACGTTGGCGAGCAGCGGCGACATGGTGTTGGCGAGGAACTGCGCGATGGGCACCATGAACTGCTGCAGGTCCGGGCGGAACACGCCGTGCGACGGAGGGAACGATTCGGTGATCGCGTCCATCCTCACCGCCGTCGACACCTTGATGCTGTTCGAGAGGCCGGCGGACACGAGCGCGTCGTACACGTTCTGCATGGCCGGGAGGATGGTCCCCATGTCGCCGGGGCCGAGCTCGTTGCCGACGGCGATGTACCGGATGATGACGTTCGGCCAGTAGGCCTGGACGTTGTCACGCacccagtcggcggcggcggaggggttgTTGGCGAGGTTGGccaccgcgccgctgccgccgacgtcgaTGATGACGGCGATGCCGCTGCCGCGGAGCGCGTCGAGGGCCTTCTGATCCGGGCTGTAGATGCGCATAGCACCGATGCCATTGGACTTGTACAGCTGCACGACCTCGCTCTGCGACGGGAGGTTGTCGCCGTTCATGCCATAGCAAACACCGTGGACACCTGCAAAAACATAGGAGTGCGTGTTGATACCAAATCAGACGATT
Proteins encoded in this window:
- the LOC127760104 gene encoding NAC domain-containing protein 58-like, giving the protein MGKEMNLIREDEYGGGGVGFEPTEDELMLHFLRPQLRGFAPRVAGAVVEADPCGAAPWELLARHGRREEGFFFSARARRKPSVRRTVAGGGGGGGAWMHSSTKNGQSVTDLGVVVRWCRINYCFYVRGEMGQQRSTGWMMAEYEITDPRCYRRADDGEEDDFWVLCHVRKSSRPSAAKISPAKPARRRKPTAAADVRAA
- the LOC127760103 gene encoding glucan endo-1,3-beta-glucosidase GV-like, with the translated sequence MGGVHGVCYGMNGDNLPSQSEVVQLYKSNGIGAMRIYSPDQKALDALRGSGIAVIIDVGGSGAVANLANNPSAAADWVRDNVQAYWPNVIIRYIAVGNELGPGDMGTILPAMQNVYDALVSAGLSNSIKVSTAVRMDAITESFPPSHGVFRPDLQQFMVPIAQFLANTMSPLLANVYPYFAYRDNPREIPLNYATFQPGTTVRDNDSGLTYTNLFSAMVDAVYAALEKAGEPGVRVVVSESGWPSAGGFAANVENARNHNQGVIDNVKNGTPKRPGQLETYVFAMFNENQKPGDETERHFGLFYPDKTPVYPITFPPN